A single Anopheles maculipalpis chromosome 3RL, idAnoMacuDA_375_x, whole genome shotgun sequence DNA region contains:
- the LOC126563394 gene encoding uncharacterized protein LOC126563394, with product MFKLLCLFAVVVVVAAMPHAPEWPAPGPAPVGKIVKREVKEPQRIPVNPEIAKEAPANAVTADDDMDKAETFGFGYHHYYSYPRYYYPSYYYGYYPRYHYSYYW from the exons ATGTTCAAG ctcctgtgtttgtttgctgttgttgtggtcGTAGCAGCGATGCCACATGCACCTGAATGGCCAGCTCCAGGTCCAGCTCCGGTGGGAAAAATCGTGAAGCGAGAAGTAAAGGAACCTCAAAGAATTCCGGTCAATCCAGAAATAGCTAAGGAAGCTCCTGCAAACGCCGTCACTGCTGATGACGATATGGATAAGGCAGAGACGTTCGGATTTGGATACCATCACTACTACTCCTATCCTAGATATTACTATCCCAGCTACTATTATGGGTACTACCCACGATACCACTATAGCTACTACTGGTAG
- the LOC126563395 gene encoding uncharacterized protein LOC126563395, protein MFKLLCLFAVVVVVAAMPHAPEWPAPGPAPVGRIVKREVKEPQRIPLNPENSKEAPANAVTADDDMDKAETFGFGYHHYYAYPRYYYPSYSYGYYPRYHYGYYW, encoded by the exons ATGTTCAAG ctcctgtgtttgtttgctgttgttgtggtcGTAGCAGCGATGCCACATGCACCTGAATGGCCAGCTCCAGGTCCAGCTCCGGTGGGAAGAATCGTGAAGCGAGAAGTAAAGGAACCTCAAAGAATTCCGCTCAATCCAGAAAATTCTAAGGAAGCTCCTGCAAACGCCGTCACTGCTGATGACGATATGGATAAGGCAGAGACATTCGGCTTTGGATACCATCATTATTATGCCTACCCGAGATACTACTACCCAAGCTATTCTTATGGATATTACCCTCGGTACCACTACGGCTACTATTGGTAG
- the LOC126563396 gene encoding uncharacterized protein LOC126563396 has translation MLKVLCLFAVFVVVAAMPHPPEWPSQGPAPIGRIVKRETKVPQRIPTNPEIAKEAPESALTADDDMDKAETFGFGYHHYYAYPRYYYPNYYYGYYPYYDYGYYW, from the exons ATGCTTAAG GTCCTGTGTCTGTTTGCTGTCTTTGTGGTCGTAGCAGCGATGCCACATCCACCAGAATGGCCCTCACAAGGTCCAGCTCCGATAGGAAGGATTGTTAAGCGAGAAACGAAGGTACCTCAAAGAATTCCGACCAATCCAGAAATAGCTAAGGAAGCTCCTGAAAGCGCCCTCACTGCGGATGACGATATGGATAAGGCAGAGACATTCGGCTTTGGATACCATCACTATTATGCCTACCCGAGATACTACTATCCCAACTACTACTACGGATATTATCCTTACTACGATTATGGTTATTACTGGTAA
- the LOC126560933 gene encoding uncharacterized protein LOC126560933 has protein sequence MIKFICLLALVAVVAALPNGPIEKREVAAPEAVKVAIEKEAPAIQESAVEAKDDMDKAETFGFGYHKVIHVGVPYYSGYHHYPRYYHGGYHGGYGYHGYGHYW, from the exons ATGATCAAG tttatttgcttgcttgcGCTCGTCGCTGTTGTGGCCGCGTTGCCCAATGGTCCGATCGAGAAGCGTGAAGTTGCGGCACCGGAAGCAGTGAAGGTAGCGATCGAAAAGGAGGCTCCAGCCATCCAGGAAAGCGCAGTTGAGGCCAAGGACGATATGGACAAGGCCGAAACGTTTGGCTTCGGATATCACAAGGTGATTCATGTCGGTGTCCCATATTACTCGGGCTACCATCATTATCCTCGTTACTACCACGGTGGATACCACGGTGGCTACGGTTACCATGGATACGGACACTACTGGTAA
- the LOC126560932 gene encoding shematrin-like protein 2 — MLKFACFLALVALAIAAPQTKPGFQPAPAGQFAGVQPQFAPFPVRRARAVDAIEAKKVADETDASAVEAVSTDGEAKDDMDKSETFGFGYHHYYPSYSYGGYGGYGGYGYGGYGGYGGYGYSAYPSYGGYGYGGYGGYGGYGGYPYSYGYGYY; from the exons ATGCTGAAG TTTGCCTGTTTTCTTGCCCTGGTGGCTTTGGCCATTGCCGCACCACAGACGAAACCAGGTTTCCAGCCTGCCCCAGCGGGACAGTTCGCTGGAGTACAGCCACAGTTCGCTCCATTCCCGGTGCGTCGTGCACGGGCGGTGGATGCGATCGAAGCAAAGAAGGTAGCGGATGAAACGGACGCTTCTGCTGTCGAGGCTGTCTCGACCGATGGTGAAGCGAAGGACGATATGGACAAGTCGGAAACGTTCGGATTCGGATACCATCACTACTATCCTTCCTACAGCTACGGTGGATACGGAGGATACGGTGGCTACGGGTATGGCGGTTATGGTGGATATGGAGGGTACGGATACAGCGCATACCCCAGCTATGGTGGATACGGATATGGAGGATATGGTGGATATGGTGGATATGGCGGATACCCGTACAGTTACGGTTATGGATATTACTAG